From Myxococcus guangdongensis, the proteins below share one genomic window:
- a CDS encoding M20/M25/M40 family metallo-hydrolase, with translation MPVSTLILSSSLALQLVSGAAPAAPAKSSAPVKSAAPAKKAYAPPLAVAEKLVGPALTEGHSYARLAELTDGIGPRLSGSEGAAAAVQWALKSFKADGVKAWTEPVKVPRWVRGEERAEILPSELTRGHPLFILALGGSPPTAPEGLTAEVVEVTSLEALATLGDSVKGKIVFFNHTMSSPADYGRFAGLRGRGPALAAKAGAVGSLVRSLATASLRTPHTGSTRFDDEGPRIPAASVTTEEADQLHRLIAKGPVRVKMVLGCSELPDADSHNVVAEVRGREKPQEIVLISAHLDSWDVGTGAHDDGAGVVMVMEAARLIAKLPQAPRRTVRVVLYMNEENGLRGGRAYAEAHAAELSKHVAAMEMDSGGGRPVAVSLRSGPGGKELLEPWLSPLVALGAAQFSTREAGGADISPLVPARVPFFGVEVDASRYFDVHHTHADTLDKVEPQDLARSTAATAWVTYAMAESPETLARPEAPTAPPGGGAPVATPPKAASGH, from the coding sequence TTGCCCGTCTCCACGCTCATCCTGTCGTCATCCCTGGCGCTGCAGCTCGTGTCGGGTGCCGCCCCCGCTGCTCCCGCGAAGTCCTCGGCCCCCGTGAAGTCCGCCGCGCCCGCGAAGAAGGCGTATGCGCCGCCGCTGGCCGTGGCGGAGAAGCTGGTGGGCCCCGCGCTGACGGAAGGACATTCCTACGCGCGGCTCGCGGAGCTGACGGATGGGATTGGCCCGCGCCTGTCGGGCTCCGAGGGCGCCGCCGCCGCGGTGCAGTGGGCGCTCAAGAGCTTCAAGGCGGATGGCGTGAAGGCGTGGACCGAGCCCGTGAAGGTGCCTCGCTGGGTGCGCGGCGAGGAGCGCGCGGAGATTCTCCCGTCCGAGCTCACGCGCGGCCATCCGCTGTTCATCCTCGCGCTGGGTGGCAGCCCGCCGACGGCGCCCGAGGGCCTCACCGCCGAGGTGGTGGAGGTGACGTCGCTGGAGGCGCTCGCGACGCTGGGTGACTCGGTGAAGGGGAAGATTGTCTTCTTCAACCACACCATGTCGTCGCCCGCGGACTACGGACGCTTCGCGGGGCTGCGCGGTCGAGGCCCGGCGCTCGCGGCGAAGGCGGGCGCGGTGGGCTCGCTGGTGCGCTCGCTGGCCACGGCGTCGCTGCGCACGCCGCACACGGGCTCCACGCGCTTCGATGACGAGGGGCCTCGCATCCCCGCCGCGTCGGTGACGACGGAGGAGGCGGACCAGCTCCACCGTCTGATTGCGAAGGGGCCGGTGCGCGTGAAGATGGTGCTCGGGTGCTCGGAGCTTCCGGACGCGGATTCGCACAACGTGGTCGCCGAGGTGCGTGGCCGTGAGAAGCCGCAGGAGATCGTCCTCATCAGCGCGCACCTGGACTCGTGGGATGTGGGTACGGGCGCGCATGACGACGGCGCGGGCGTGGTGATGGTGATGGAGGCCGCGCGGCTCATCGCGAAGCTGCCCCAGGCGCCCCGGCGCACGGTGCGGGTGGTGCTGTACATGAACGAGGAGAACGGCCTGCGCGGTGGACGTGCATACGCGGAGGCGCACGCGGCGGAGCTGTCCAAGCACGTGGCCGCCATGGAGATGGACTCGGGTGGCGGGCGGCCGGTGGCGGTGAGCCTGCGCTCGGGGCCGGGTGGCAAGGAGCTGCTGGAGCCGTGGCTGTCGCCGCTGGTGGCGCTCGGCGCGGCGCAGTTCTCCACGCGTGAGGCCGGGGGCGCGGACATCAGCCCGCTCGTTCCCGCGCGCGTGCCGTTCTTCGGCGTGGAGGTGGATGCGAGCCGCTACTTCGATGTGCACCACACGCACGCGGACACGTTGGACAAGGTGGAGCCACAGGACCTGGCGCGCAGCACGGCCGCCACGGCGTGGGTGACGTACGCGATGGCGGAGTCCCCGGAGACGCTCGCGCGGCCGGAGGCGCCCACCGCGCCCCCGGGTGGCGGTGCGCCCGTGGCGACTCCTCCGAAGGCCGCGTCGGGGCACTGA
- a CDS encoding SAM-dependent methyltransferase, which produces MTTDEAFFTLYGDLPRLGPGSDACTREALGRLPSLPPAPRVVDLGCGNGRQTLVLAEALRTPILAVDLHPPFLHQLEQDARARGLQTFIQTRCQDMGALDLPHESVDLLWSEGAIYHLGFGPGLTRWRPLLAPGGVTAITECTWLTDARPTEAVDFWAQGSPSMGTVEENRAAAHAAGLEVLDTFTLPPSAWWDSYYTPLLERARRLAPTADEPLRQVIADAHRETDLYRHHGHAYGYVFYLLRRPT; this is translated from the coding sequence ATGACGACAGACGAGGCATTCTTCACCCTCTACGGCGACCTGCCACGGCTGGGTCCTGGCAGTGACGCCTGCACACGTGAGGCATTGGGGCGCCTGCCATCCCTGCCACCCGCCCCCCGCGTCGTGGACCTGGGCTGCGGCAACGGAAGACAGACGTTGGTGCTCGCCGAAGCCTTGCGGACCCCCATCCTCGCGGTGGATCTCCACCCACCCTTCCTCCACCAACTCGAACAGGACGCCCGCGCGCGAGGACTGCAAACCTTCATCCAGACACGCTGTCAGGACATGGGTGCGCTCGACCTCCCCCACGAATCCGTGGACCTGCTCTGGTCCGAGGGTGCCATCTACCATCTGGGCTTCGGCCCCGGCCTCACGCGCTGGCGGCCCCTGCTCGCCCCCGGAGGCGTCACCGCCATCACCGAGTGCACCTGGCTCACCGACGCCCGCCCCACCGAGGCCGTGGACTTCTGGGCCCAGGGCTCCCCCTCCATGGGCACCGTCGAGGAGAACCGCGCCGCCGCCCACGCCGCGGGCCTCGAGGTGCTGGACACCTTCACCCTCCCGCCCTCCGCGTGGTGGGACAGCTATTACACCCCGCTGCTCGAGCGCGCCCGGCGCCTCGCCCCCACCGCCGACGAGCCCCTCCGCCAGGTCATCGCCGACGCCCACCGCGAGACGGACCTCTACCGTCACCACGGCCACGCCTACGGCTACGTCTTCTATCTGTTGCGCCGCCCCACCTGA
- a CDS encoding PAS domain S-box protein — MEQWAHRFFELSTELFAVLGSQGRILEANPAWNVTVGWSPTELRLEGYRGFIHPEDLASVDSRLESLTRMMGTTRFSCRWRCRDGTWAWLVWSVACSAVGGPLYCTVRRLESPPALEPGRASSEASGPLPPWAMSDSLPLGLYVVEVRTGTVLYANHRFCQLWGIESLEAALRKGQVSHEDVLGHCLRAGDAASVLRLVSAETQLDVPPLHADEARLTNGRTLRRLSTPMGASGDESRYRLFAFEDVTERKRTEEALHRSEESFRKLIETAPEVIFVHRDQRFVYVNPTLLRALKYDHASELIGRSIWTIVHPDDLDLVRQRVHAVVARGELAPLREIRYLRRDGTWFDAESAGLPVDFDGVGAVVVMARDITERKRMQAQLLQSDRMVLAGTLAAGVGHEINNPLTYVMANLESALDAMHRLGGELGRTLPDGALAPSWSMTLKDTVELLKEAHEGATRVRNIVRDLKYISRQEEERRELLDVRESLEFSLKLASSELRPRAQVIKRYEDVPRVHADASRLGQVFLNLVVNAAQAIPEGDPTNQRVTLWVRPGPHGGVAVDVSDTGSGMPPSVLARIFDPFFTTKAVGSGTGLGLSICHGIMRSLGGDITVRSEPGRGTTFTVLLPPAPADAAPREVPVLPPPSSERAGRMLVIDDEPAVGRSLARIIGKRHQVTVVSSGEEALAKLDSGAPFDAIFCDLMMPGITGMDVYERVREREPGLSLRFIFITGGSYTARARQFLERIPNPRIEKPFDAQMIQQLVGEVLAVGVDGDVSGLK; from the coding sequence ATGGAGCAGTGGGCTCACCGATTCTTCGAGCTCTCGACCGAGCTGTTCGCGGTGCTGGGCTCGCAGGGACGGATTCTGGAAGCCAACCCGGCCTGGAACGTGACGGTGGGTTGGTCCCCCACGGAGCTGCGGCTGGAGGGCTATCGGGGCTTCATCCATCCCGAGGACCTCGCCTCGGTGGACTCCCGGTTGGAGTCGCTGACGCGGATGATGGGCACCACCCGCTTCTCCTGCCGCTGGCGCTGTCGGGACGGCACGTGGGCCTGGCTGGTGTGGAGCGTGGCCTGCTCCGCGGTGGGCGGCCCGCTGTACTGCACGGTGCGCAGGCTGGAGTCGCCTCCCGCGCTCGAGCCGGGGCGCGCCTCGTCCGAGGCCAGCGGCCCGCTGCCGCCGTGGGCGATGAGCGACAGCCTGCCCCTGGGGCTCTACGTGGTGGAGGTGCGCACGGGCACCGTCCTCTACGCCAACCACCGCTTCTGCCAGCTGTGGGGCATCGAGTCGCTGGAGGCCGCCCTTCGAAAGGGCCAGGTGTCCCACGAGGACGTGCTCGGCCACTGCCTGCGCGCGGGTGACGCGGCGAGCGTGCTGCGCCTGGTCTCCGCCGAGACGCAGCTGGACGTGCCGCCGCTGCACGCGGATGAAGCGCGGCTCACCAACGGCCGCACGCTGCGCAGGCTGTCCACGCCCATGGGCGCCAGCGGCGACGAGTCCCGCTACCGGCTGTTCGCGTTCGAGGACGTCACCGAGCGCAAGCGCACCGAGGAGGCCCTGCACCGCTCCGAGGAGAGCTTCCGCAAGCTCATCGAGACGGCGCCCGAGGTCATCTTCGTCCACCGCGACCAGCGCTTCGTCTACGTGAACCCCACGCTGCTGCGCGCGCTGAAGTACGACCACGCCAGCGAGCTCATCGGCCGGTCCATCTGGACCATCGTCCACCCGGACGACCTGGACCTGGTGCGCCAGCGCGTGCACGCGGTGGTGGCTCGGGGCGAGCTGGCTCCGCTGCGCGAGATTCGCTACCTGCGCCGCGACGGCACCTGGTTCGACGCGGAGAGCGCGGGGCTGCCCGTGGACTTCGACGGCGTGGGCGCCGTGGTGGTGATGGCGCGCGACATCACCGAGCGCAAGCGCATGCAGGCCCAGCTGCTCCAGTCGGACCGGATGGTGCTCGCCGGCACGCTCGCCGCGGGCGTGGGCCACGAAATCAACAACCCGCTCACCTACGTCATGGCCAACCTGGAGTCGGCCCTGGACGCGATGCACCGGCTGGGCGGAGAGCTGGGGAGGACGTTGCCCGACGGCGCGCTCGCGCCGAGCTGGTCCATGACCTTGAAGGACACGGTGGAGCTGCTCAAGGAGGCGCACGAGGGCGCCACCCGCGTGCGCAACATCGTCCGGGACTTGAAGTACATCTCCCGCCAGGAGGAGGAGCGGCGCGAGCTGCTCGACGTGCGCGAGTCACTCGAGTTCTCGCTCAAGCTGGCCTCCAGCGAGCTGCGCCCGCGCGCCCAGGTCATCAAGAGGTACGAGGACGTGCCGCGGGTCCACGCGGACGCGTCGCGGCTGGGGCAGGTGTTCCTGAACCTCGTCGTCAACGCGGCGCAGGCCATCCCCGAGGGGGACCCGACGAACCAGCGCGTGACGCTCTGGGTGCGCCCGGGGCCTCACGGCGGCGTGGCGGTGGACGTGAGCGACACGGGCAGCGGCATGCCCCCCAGCGTGCTCGCGCGCATCTTCGACCCGTTCTTCACCACCAAGGCGGTGGGCTCGGGCACGGGCCTGGGTCTGTCCATCTGCCATGGCATCATGCGCAGCCTGGGCGGTGACATCACCGTGCGCAGCGAGCCGGGACGCGGGACGACCTTCACGGTGCTCCTGCCCCCCGCGCCCGCGGACGCGGCGCCTCGCGAGGTGCCCGTGCTGCCCCCGCCCTCATCCGAGCGCGCCGGTCGGATGCTCGTCATCGACGACGAGCCCGCGGTGGGGCGCTCGCTGGCGCGCATCATCGGCAAGCGCCACCAGGTGACGGTGGTGAGCAGCGGCGAGGAGGCGTTGGCGAAGCTGGACTCGGGTGCTCCGTTCGACGCCATCTTCTGTGACCTGATGATGCCGGGCATCACCGGCATGGACGTCTACGAGCGGGTGCGTGAGCGGGAGCCCGGGTTGAGCCTGCGCTTCATCTTCATCACGGGCGGCTCGTACACGGCGCGGGCGCGACAGTTCCTGGAGCGCATCCCCAACCCGCGCATCGAGAAGCCGTTCGACGCGCAGATGATTCAGCAGCTGGTCGGAGAGGTATTGGCCGTCGGGGTCGACGGCGATGTCTCCGGCTTGAAGTGA
- a CDS encoding amidohydrolase family protein gives MIGGGFVIDAVTHAYNLHPSNWRAGKYAESLAQLIFGLHSGLSGDTHRVVKPEQFMKDWSVDELAHILFVESDIDLAVHHVLPLQTLYTDGLCSYEKTLDIKRRFPDRFLVYAGVDPLRGTAALEDLEKQAEELKPTGLKLYPAAWLGDSFKHTGWRMDDPRIAFPLFERAQKLGIKNIAVHKGLPMGAVPIEAYKVDDIGGAADAFPDLNFEIVHGGMAFLDETGMQLSLFPNVYVNLEVTGALLVKRERWFAESLAQLLKWAGPGKIMWGSGTVFSHPQPALQKFWNDFQLPEELTQVCGMQVTPEVKRMILCDNYARYAGVDVDAVKKRIANDEFARKKAQGNIQPYSYKGGQP, from the coding sequence GTGATTGGCGGCGGTTTCGTCATCGATGCGGTTACGCACGCGTACAACCTGCACCCGTCCAACTGGCGCGCCGGCAAGTACGCCGAGTCCCTGGCCCAGCTCATCTTCGGCCTGCACTCGGGGCTGTCCGGCGACACGCACCGTGTCGTGAAGCCGGAGCAGTTCATGAAGGACTGGTCCGTGGACGAGCTGGCCCACATCCTCTTCGTGGAGAGCGACATCGACCTCGCGGTGCACCACGTGCTGCCGCTGCAGACGCTCTACACGGACGGGCTGTGCTCGTACGAGAAGACGCTCGACATCAAGCGGCGCTTCCCGGACCGCTTCCTGGTGTACGCGGGCGTGGACCCGCTGCGCGGCACGGCGGCGCTGGAGGATTTGGAGAAGCAGGCGGAGGAGCTCAAGCCCACGGGGCTGAAGCTGTATCCGGCGGCGTGGCTGGGGGACTCGTTCAAGCACACGGGCTGGCGGATGGATGACCCGCGCATCGCGTTCCCGCTGTTCGAGCGAGCGCAGAAGCTGGGCATCAAGAACATCGCGGTGCACAAGGGCCTGCCGATGGGGGCGGTGCCCATCGAGGCGTACAAGGTCGACGACATCGGCGGCGCGGCGGATGCGTTCCCGGACCTGAACTTCGAAATCGTCCACGGCGGCATGGCGTTCCTGGACGAGACGGGCATGCAGCTGTCGCTGTTCCCCAACGTGTACGTGAACCTGGAGGTGACGGGGGCGCTGTTGGTGAAGCGCGAGCGCTGGTTCGCGGAGTCGCTGGCGCAGCTGCTCAAGTGGGCGGGCCCGGGGAAAATCATGTGGGGCTCCGGCACGGTGTTCAGCCACCCGCAGCCGGCGCTGCAGAAGTTCTGGAACGACTTCCAGCTGCCCGAGGAGCTCACCCAGGTGTGCGGCATGCAGGTGACGCCCGAGGTGAAGCGGATGATTCTCTGCGACAACTACGCGCGCTACGCGGGCGTGGACGTGGACGCGGTGAAGAAGCGCATCGCGAACGACGAGTTCGCGCGCAAGAAGGCGCAGGGGAACATCCAGCCGTACAGCTACAAGGGGGGCCAGCCGTGA
- a CDS encoding metal-sulfur cluster assembly factor, which yields MTAVESALRERIQEIPDPCSLATGVPLGIGEMGLIESVVHQEGKVTVRLHITSPMCMMAAYFMREIEQRLTGQDGVESVHVEFDHDLKWTPQDIHPEARERLAAKRITMLGGRMIPRGEAPTSR from the coding sequence GTGACGGCCGTGGAGAGCGCGTTGCGCGAGCGCATCCAGGAGATCCCGGACCCGTGCAGCCTGGCCACGGGCGTGCCGCTGGGCATCGGGGAGATGGGGCTCATCGAGAGCGTGGTGCACCAGGAGGGGAAGGTGACGGTGCGTCTGCACATCACCTCGCCCATGTGCATGATGGCCGCGTACTTCATGCGGGAGATCGAGCAGCGGCTCACGGGACAGGACGGTGTCGAGTCCGTGCACGTGGAGTTCGACCACGACTTGAAGTGGACGCCGCAGGACATCCACCCGGAGGCCCGGGAGCGGCTGGCGGCGAAGCGAATCACGATGCTCGGGGGGCGGATGATTCCCCGCGGTGAGGCGCCGACGTCGCGCTGA
- a CDS encoding DUF2380 domain-containing protein: MARWMVVLLSLVMGCASEDHGLLRYQRFGEGSPRGGREDVASVHGAVLHSVDEVKGSLGGTRAALVVLEERPSDFGGRGFDGVFGRYLEQGTRQLTWARGELGSAMLWMGEASEVEDPDMELALLRMAGPRLQAAMFGALLAATWVDFLQLADAVLRHCAVCGSEKLFVDLDRVQRLMEPTLKELASKDSVRIEAAATAMPVLMGTLTREFEGIRRETREAMEVGGKVMVAVQVLEMAAMVSTLKMSLPRVPPAAPMTMGVGLVMSSGGVMTGSRIVVSAEWVEMMRRLVQAGVISAPAVSAAVRIHGGQVLMAQANQDLPEGVREALGDSPEVRGMRVTDRAGAGMADTPKHHVLPREHRKWFEQRGFKGDMDIDQFCVRLEQAHHEAIHGGGNWKLGRTWPGEWNRLTMEALHAAEVERGRMLTRNQVLDIVAELMEIYDVPIRFVTGRSR; this comes from the coding sequence ATGGCGCGATGGATGGTGGTGTTGCTGTCGCTCGTGATGGGCTGTGCTTCCGAGGACCACGGGCTGCTGCGGTACCAGCGGTTCGGTGAGGGCTCGCCGCGGGGTGGGCGCGAGGACGTGGCGTCGGTGCATGGCGCGGTCCTTCACTCCGTCGATGAGGTGAAGGGCTCCTTGGGTGGGACGCGCGCCGCGCTTGTCGTGCTCGAGGAGCGGCCGTCGGACTTCGGGGGCCGGGGGTTCGATGGGGTGTTCGGGAGGTATCTCGAGCAGGGGACGCGACAGCTGACGTGGGCTCGGGGCGAGCTGGGGAGCGCGATGCTGTGGATGGGCGAGGCCTCGGAGGTGGAGGACCCGGACATGGAGCTGGCGCTGCTCCGGATGGCGGGGCCTCGGCTGCAGGCGGCGATGTTCGGAGCGCTGCTGGCGGCGACGTGGGTGGACTTCCTCCAGCTCGCGGACGCGGTGCTTCGACACTGCGCGGTGTGCGGGTCGGAGAAGTTGTTCGTGGACCTGGACCGGGTCCAGCGGTTGATGGAGCCCACGCTGAAGGAGCTCGCGTCAAAAGACTCCGTGCGCATCGAGGCGGCGGCGACGGCGATGCCGGTGTTGATGGGGACGTTGACGCGCGAGTTCGAGGGGATTCGTCGGGAGACGCGCGAGGCGATGGAGGTGGGCGGGAAGGTGATGGTGGCGGTGCAGGTGCTGGAGATGGCGGCGATGGTCTCCACGCTGAAGATGTCGCTGCCCCGGGTGCCTCCGGCCGCGCCCATGACGATGGGAGTGGGGCTGGTGATGAGCTCGGGAGGGGTGATGACAGGCTCGCGAATCGTCGTCTCCGCGGAGTGGGTGGAGATGATGCGGAGGCTGGTGCAGGCGGGTGTCATCTCCGCGCCGGCGGTGAGCGCGGCGGTCCGCATCCACGGTGGCCAGGTGCTGATGGCCCAGGCGAATCAGGACCTGCCCGAGGGCGTGCGTGAGGCGCTGGGAGACAGCCCCGAGGTGCGCGGCATGCGGGTGACGGACAGAGCGGGCGCGGGCATGGCCGACACGCCGAAGCACCATGTACTACCGAGAGAGCACCGCAAGTGGTTCGAGCAGCGCGGCTTCAAGGGGGACATGGACATCGACCAGTTCTGCGTCCGGTTGGAGCAGGCTCACCATGAGGCGATTCACGGTGGAGGCAACTGGAAGCTGGGACGCACGTGGCCCGGGGAATGGAACCGACTGACCATGGAGGCTTTGCATGCGGCCGAAGTTGAACGTGGCCGGATGTTGACGCGGAATCAGGTCCTCGACATCGTCGCGGAACTCATGGAGATCTATGACGTTCCGATCAGATTCGTGACAGGACGCAGCCGATGA
- a CDS encoding NUDIX hydrolase, which yields MTDGRSWQGNWKARLHERVRSRGYESLTAFAEARPTASLVALAEELGPDDVSGVQVYNELVAEAVRNHRVTRLVRGQLVRHLWGSLPNGWPAEMDDDNRFKVAKALGLWAGFIPETHKERGRLAREELRSNPPPAGWRPLGPDDELLRTLLPDEEA from the coding sequence ATGACTGACGGCCGTTCCTGGCAGGGCAATTGGAAAGCACGACTCCATGAGCGCGTCCGTTCGCGAGGCTACGAGTCACTCACAGCTTTCGCTGAAGCTCGCCCCACCGCATCGTTGGTTGCGTTGGCCGAGGAACTTGGTCCGGACGATGTTTCCGGAGTGCAGGTGTACAACGAACTGGTTGCCGAAGCGGTACGCAACCATCGAGTCACTCGGTTGGTGCGCGGGCAGCTCGTGCGCCACCTATGGGGCAGCCTCCCCAACGGCTGGCCAGCGGAGATGGATGACGACAATCGATTCAAGGTCGCCAAGGCACTTGGATTGTGGGCTGGATTCATCCCTGAAACCCATAAGGAGCGAGGCCGACTTGCCAGGGAGGAGCTTCGCTCCAATCCCCCGCCCGCGGGCTGGCGTCCACTCGGTCCCGACGACGAGCTTCTCCGTACGCTCCTGCCCGACGAAGAAGCCTGA